In Strix uralensis isolate ZFMK-TIS-50842 chromosome 7, bStrUra1, whole genome shotgun sequence, the following proteins share a genomic window:
- the POFUT4 gene encoding GDP-fucose protein O-fucosyltransferase 4 yields MGGGRPGRVPRRGSAGFWVMLALAWGAGAALAAEGTATAEEEEEAAGLAGAEEPCGAEGWAQDAVPPGAAFVAAASYRGPGNNDTRSNKALPILLWWSGSLFPHFPGDTERIDCPRGSCLVTRSRRVARHRRTKALIFYGTDFRAYEAPLPRLPHQTWALFHEESPMNNYLLSHPPGIRLFNYTATFRRESDYPLTLQWLPGVGYLRGPAVPLAEKDAWRREGYAPVLYLQSHCDVPSDRDRYVRELMRYIQVDSYGKCLHNRELPSERLRDTSTATTEDSEFMTFIARYKFHLALENAICDDYMTEKLWRPMHLGAVPVYRGSPAVRDWMPNNLSIILIDDFDSPQELAKYLDFLDKNGEEYMKYLEYKNLGGIKNRFLLESLERREWGVNDMTLPNYLNGFECFICDRENTRVKEEQEHKKSRGKIPAPRPHIAQFKHMGCPMPTPGFGSVEDLSGGDSWKEMWLQDYWQSLDQGEALTAMIHRNESHQGRFWDYMHEIFLKRTRQH; encoded by the exons ATGGGTGGCGGCAGGCCGGGCCGCGTACCGCGGCGGGGGTCCGCCGGCTTCTGGGTGATGCTGGCGCTGGCCTGGGGCGCGGGGGCCGCGCTGGCCGCGGAGGGCACGGCGACggcggaggaggaagaggaggcggcCGGGCTGGCGGGCGCCGAGGAGCCGTGCGGCGCGGAGGGGTGGGCGCAGGATGCCGTCCCGCCGGGCGCGGCCTTCGTCGCCGCCGCCTCGTACCGCGGCCCCGGCAACAACGACACGCGGAGCAACAAGGCGCTGCCCATCCTGCTGTGGTGGAGCGGGAGCCTCTTCCCCCACTTCCCCGGCGACACGGAGCGGATCGACTGCCCGCGCGGCTCCTGCCTCGTCACCCGCAGCCGGCGGGTGGCCCGGCACCGCCGCACCAAGGCCCTCATCTTCTACGGCACCGACTTCCGGGCCTACGAGGCGCCGCTGCCCCGCCTGCCCCACCAGACCTGGGCGCTCTTCCACGAGGAGTCCCCCATGAACAACTACCTCCTCTCGCACCCGCCCGGCATCCGGCTCTTCAACTACACGGCCACCTTCCGCCGGGAGTCCGACTACCCGCTCACGCTGCAGTGGCTGCCCGGCGTGGGCTACCTGCGGGGCCCGGCGGTGCCCCTGGCCGAGAAGGACGCGTGGCGGCGGGAGGGCTACGCCCCGGTGCTGTACCTGCAGTCCCACTGCGATGTCCCCTCGGACAGGGACCGCTACGTGCGGGAACTCATGCGGTACATCCAG GTTGACTCCTATGGGAAATGTCTGCATAACCGTGAGCTTCCCAGTGAGCGACTGAGAGACACTTCTACAGCCACTACAGAAGATTCTGAATTTATGACTTTTATCGCCAGGTACAAGTTTCATCTGGCCTTGGAGAATGCCATATGTGACGACTACATGACAGAGAAGCTGTGGCGTCCCATGCACTTGGGTGCTGTCCCAGTATACCGAGGCTCCCCAGCTGTGCGGGACTGGATGCCAAACAACCTCTCCATCATTCTTATAGATGACTTTGACAGCCCCCAAGAGCTAGCAAAGTATCTTGATTTCCTCGACAAGAATGGAGAGGAATATATGAAGTATCTAGAGTATAAAAACCTTGGTGGAATCAAAAACCGGTTCTTGCTAGAGAGCTTGGAGAGGCGGGAGTGGGGTGTGAATGACATGACTCTGCCCAATTACCTGAATGGCTTTGAGTGTTTCATCTGTGACAGGGAGAACACCCGGGTCAAAGAGGAGCAGGAACACAAAAAGTCGCGTGGGAAAATTCCAGCTCCCAGACCTCACATAGCTCAGTTCAAGCACATGGGATGTCCTATGCCAACCCCTGGGTTTGGAAGTGTTGAAGACCTCTCTGGAGGAGACAG ttggAAAGAGATGTGGCTGCAGGATTATTGGCAAAGCCTTGATCAGGGTGAGGCCCTCACTGCTATGATTCATCGCAACGAGTCGCATCAGGGAAGATTTTGGGACTATATGCATGAGATTTTTCTCAAGAGGACGAGGCAACACTGA
- the CHCHD1 gene encoding small ribosomal subunit protein mS37 has protein sequence MAAPVYPAWVIRWVSGQWRQKKRPPVLRSTRPLVLANKVANRREQAGEATCITEMSVMMACWKQNDFNDTACAEEIRMFHDCVAKAEKERKNQNEDILSSRENLTSSKVNTLLRRFPQITRYV, from the exons ATGGCGGCGCCCGTGTACCCGGCCTGGGTCATCCGCTGGGTTTCCGGGCAGTGGCGGCAGAAGAAGCGGCCCCCGGTTCTTCGCTCTACCCGGCCGCTGGTGCTGGCCAACAAGGTAGCGAACCGCAGGGAGCAGGCGGGAG AGGCGACGTGCATTACGGAGATGTCGGTAATGATGGCCTGCTGGAAACAGAATGACTTCAACGATACAGCTTGTGCCGAGGAGATCCGGATGTTCCATGACTGCGTGGCAAAGGCAGAA aaagagCGCAAGAATCAAAATGAGGACATCCTGTCATCCAGGGAAAACTTAACTTCAAGCAAAGTGAACACGCTCCTGAGGAGGTTTCCTCAGATCACACGTTATGTATAA